A window of the Sporosarcina sp. FSL K6-2383 genome harbors these coding sequences:
- a CDS encoding glycine betaine/L-proline ABC transporter ATP-binding protein — MTVKVKVEKVSKIFGSRPKRVIPLIEAGVSKEQILADTGHTVGVYDASMEIMEGETFVIMGLSGSGKSTLIRCLNLLNKPTSGAIYVDGENVADYNKQQLKYYRQKKIAMVFQHFGLFSHRTVLENIEYGLEIRGIDKTERRQIAQKHLETVGLKGYEHQYPEELSGGMRQRVGIARALANDPDILLMDEPFSALDPLIRREMQLELLDIQNRLQKTIIFITHDVNEAFKIGDRVAVMKDGKVEQIGTPEEILESPANDYISQFIRDIDRSKILQANHIMVKPYGLVSLKDGLNMAIKVMRENGISSVFVTDRKRQLHGLVTIDQAIDGLKEKKTLQDVMFKEVKTVSPDDYVQDIIPFVLDSKYPLVVVNEDNQIAGIILRVHVLASLISDSVDDFDTSQ; from the coding sequence ATGACCGTTAAAGTGAAAGTTGAAAAAGTCTCAAAGATTTTTGGATCGAGACCTAAACGAGTAATTCCTTTAATTGAGGCAGGGGTCTCAAAGGAACAAATATTGGCAGACACAGGCCATACTGTTGGAGTTTATGATGCTTCGATGGAAATTATGGAAGGTGAAACATTTGTCATTATGGGACTGTCGGGAAGTGGAAAATCGACCCTAATTCGCTGTCTAAATTTATTGAATAAGCCAACATCTGGAGCCATTTATGTAGATGGTGAAAATGTTGCGGATTATAACAAACAGCAGTTGAAATATTATCGTCAGAAAAAAATTGCGATGGTATTTCAGCACTTCGGATTATTTAGTCATCGGACTGTTTTAGAAAATATTGAGTATGGATTAGAAATAAGAGGAATTGACAAAACAGAACGTCGACAAATTGCGCAGAAACATTTAGAAACAGTGGGGCTAAAGGGATACGAGCATCAATACCCAGAAGAATTATCTGGAGGGATGCGCCAGCGTGTTGGCATTGCAAGAGCGTTGGCAAATGACCCAGACATTTTATTGATGGATGAACCATTTAGTGCACTTGACCCTCTTATACGTCGTGAAATGCAGTTGGAGTTACTCGATATTCAAAATAGGCTACAAAAAACGATTATTTTCATCACTCACGATGTGAATGAAGCATTTAAAATTGGTGATCGTGTTGCTGTGATGAAAGATGGAAAAGTTGAACAGATTGGTACACCTGAAGAAATCTTAGAAAGTCCAGCAAATGATTATATTTCGCAGTTTATAAGAGATATCGATCGCTCAAAAATTTTACAAGCCAATCATATTATGGTGAAGCCTTATGGTTTGGTTTCGTTAAAAGACGGGTTAAATATGGCGATAAAAGTCATGCGCGAAAATGGAATCTCCAGTGTTTTTGTGACGGATCGGAAACGTCAGTTGCATGGTTTGGTAACAATTGACCAAGCGATCGATGGGTTAAAAGAAAAAAAGACATTGCAAGATGTCATGTTTAAAGAAGTAAAAACAGTTAGCCCAGATGATTATGTCCAAGATATTATTCCGTTTGTATTGGATTCAAAATATCCACTTGTTGTTGTTAATGAAGACAATCAGATAGCAGGAATCATTTTGCGGGTTCATGTTTTAGCAAGTTTGATTAGTGATAGTGTGGACGATTTTGATACAAGTCAATAA
- a CDS encoding BglG family transcription antiterminator, with amino-acid sequence MYISAREKAIIEMLIDRQQEVTIKELSEDIDVSSRTIHRDLDRIEELLQSSHLELSRKAGVGIQIIGTQQNKEALKKELNAFTFREYTVDERQTMILCILFESSEPVKLFALANELRVTIATISSDLLKLEELVKPFELSIVKRRGYGIEISGSEKAKRRAMSYLIAKTLKEDEFLSLIKERIEKNSVSQENSISERLLHLVDREKLLIIENVMQDLQRVLPFPITDSAYVGLLVHLALAIERILVGENIEMDQMYLQQLKMEPEFDIAQEIIEKMAVRFQIDIPVAEIGYITMHLQGAKLRHHKGELLEASNLQTVMQANKLMHIIEEATGFELMNDEPLLEGLVAHLKPAIYRVRQNMGITNPLLSSIRKDYEDLFQLVKEAVEKVFPELQIPDEEIGFLVMHFGSALLSSKGDRDLKAYVVCSSGIGTSKMLISRLQREIPEIVETKNVSLFELKELQIADRDLVLSTIYLHDFPREYMIVSPFMTAEEIKKVQLYARRQMLIKKVTPPSMESDSTIEEIMGNMSNIHLYTGAASTLLSNFYLSSYSETMTAKQCIREVCIELEEQEILVEAEMIADALFEREAIGGIGIPGTKLALFHTRHEHVLKPSFTMHSLQKPVTLKAMDGTDIEVDQLLLLLSPDPYHGPGLEALSLISTMIIENEKSIELFETGEEIAIHTYIAKKFEQFMHEKTN; translated from the coding sequence ATGTATATTTCAGCTCGTGAAAAAGCAATCATTGAGATGTTGATCGACAGGCAGCAAGAAGTGACTATCAAAGAGTTATCTGAGGACATCGACGTAAGCTCACGGACGATTCATCGTGATTTGGATAGAATCGAAGAGCTTTTACAAAGCTCTCATCTTGAATTGTCGCGAAAAGCTGGGGTAGGTATTCAGATAATAGGCACTCAGCAAAATAAGGAAGCCTTAAAAAAAGAGCTTAACGCGTTTACTTTTCGAGAATATACAGTAGATGAAAGACAAACGATGATACTCTGTATATTGTTCGAATCGTCCGAACCCGTAAAGCTTTTTGCTCTTGCCAATGAATTGAGAGTCACAATTGCAACGATTAGTTCGGATTTACTGAAGTTAGAGGAGCTAGTGAAGCCATTTGAACTATCGATTGTTAAAAGAAGGGGCTACGGTATTGAAATAAGTGGATCAGAAAAAGCGAAACGAAGGGCAATGAGCTATCTTATTGCCAAAACACTAAAGGAAGATGAGTTTTTATCGCTTATTAAAGAGCGTATCGAGAAAAATTCTGTCAGTCAGGAAAATTCCATCTCAGAACGATTATTGCATCTTGTCGATCGGGAAAAGTTATTAATTATCGAGAATGTTATGCAAGACTTACAGCGAGTTCTACCATTTCCCATAACGGATAGTGCGTATGTCGGCCTGCTTGTTCACCTAGCGTTGGCGATTGAGCGGATACTAGTAGGTGAAAATATTGAGATGGATCAGATGTATTTACAGCAGTTAAAAATGGAACCGGAATTTGACATTGCACAAGAAATTATTGAAAAAATGGCAGTCCGTTTTCAAATTGACATACCAGTAGCTGAAATTGGTTATATAACGATGCATCTTCAGGGCGCTAAACTTCGTCATCATAAAGGGGAGTTACTTGAAGCATCCAATTTGCAAACAGTCATGCAAGCGAATAAATTGATGCACATCATTGAAGAGGCAACAGGTTTCGAATTGATGAACGATGAGCCTCTTTTGGAAGGGCTTGTCGCGCATTTAAAACCGGCAATTTATCGTGTCCGACAAAACATGGGCATTACGAACCCGTTATTGTCGAGTATTCGCAAGGATTATGAGGATTTGTTTCAGCTCGTTAAAGAGGCAGTGGAAAAAGTGTTCCCGGAGTTACAAATTCCTGATGAGGAAATCGGCTTCTTAGTTATGCACTTCGGATCTGCCCTGCTTAGTTCGAAAGGAGATAGGGATTTAAAAGCATACGTTGTTTGTTCGAGTGGTATCGGAACTTCAAAAATGCTTATATCTCGACTTCAACGTGAAATTCCTGAAATTGTTGAAACTAAAAACGTTTCTTTATTCGAATTGAAAGAGCTTCAAATTGCGGATAGGGATTTGGTTCTTTCTACGATTTACTTGCATGACTTCCCGAGAGAGTATATGATTGTAAGCCCGTTTATGACGGCAGAAGAAATTAAGAAAGTACAGCTATATGCGAGAAGACAGATGCTGATAAAAAAAGTGACTCCTCCATCGATGGAAAGTGATTCAACCATTGAGGAAATCATGGGAAATATGAGCAATATTCACTTATATACAGGGGCAGCGTCTACATTATTGTCGAATTTTTATCTGTCATCTTATTCAGAAACAATGACTGCAAAACAGTGCATACGTGAAGTCTGTATTGAATTAGAAGAGCAGGAGATCCTAGTAGAAGCTGAAATGATTGCAGATGCCTTATTTGAAAGAGAAGCAATTGGTGGAATCGGTATTCCAGGCACAAAACTCGCTTTGTTCCATACGCGTCACGAACATGTGTTGAAGCCCTCATTCACGATGCATTCACTTCAAAAGCCGGTTACTTTAAAAGCAATGGACGGGACGGATATTGAAGTGGACCAGTTATTACTTTTGCTGTCTCCCGATCCCTATCATGGCCCTGGTTTGGAAGCACTTAGTTTAATTAGTACAATGATTATTGAAAATGAAAAAAGTATTGAGTTATTTGAAACTGGTGAGGAAATAGCTATTCATACGTATATAGCTAAAAAATTTGAACAGTTTATGCATGAAAAAACAAACTAA
- a CDS encoding alpha/beta hydrolase — MILHTNIIGEGEPIVFLHSGLQTGESDFIYQCEHFSKNYKVILPDLRGHGRSNVDQFDIVNFFEDSAKDLKDTLEFLRIEKTHIVGGSLGALVGLVFAKRFPDRVSSLTLSGITSEKPHNWDELQLIDAHMQMAVLENRESVNYFNQLHLSNWQSFIRQSQEVDWYPFNETGDVSSIRCPALIIVGEGMWHEVSGALNYRKKNDRFHMAVVPFAAHLVHNEQPEVYTVILEKFLKSIERE, encoded by the coding sequence ATGATTTTACACACAAATATTATCGGTGAAGGCGAACCGATTGTATTTCTTCATTCTGGATTGCAGACGGGGGAAAGTGATTTTATTTATCAATGCGAGCATTTCAGTAAGAATTATAAAGTCATACTTCCTGATTTACGGGGACATGGTAGATCGAATGTTGATCAATTTGATATTGTAAATTTTTTCGAAGACTCTGCGAAGGATTTAAAAGATACGTTAGAGTTTCTTCGAATTGAAAAAACACATATTGTCGGAGGATCTTTAGGTGCGCTTGTTGGTTTGGTTTTCGCAAAGCGATTTCCTGATAGGGTAAGCAGTCTGACATTGTCTGGGATCACTTCGGAAAAACCTCATAATTGGGATGAATTACAGCTTATTGATGCACATATGCAAATGGCTGTTCTTGAAAATAGGGAATCAGTTAATTACTTTAATCAACTGCATCTGTCAAATTGGCAAAGTTTTATAAGGCAGTCACAGGAAGTTGACTGGTATCCGTTTAATGAAACAGGTGATGTCTCAAGTATTCGATGTCCAGCCCTAATAATCGTAGGGGAAGGAATGTGGCATGAAGTGAGTGGGGCTCTTAACTATCGGAAAAAAAATGACCGTTTCCATATGGCGGTCGTGCCATTCGCGGCTCACTTAGTTCATAATGAACAACCAGAGGTATATACAGTAATTTTAGAAAAATTTCTTAAAAGTATTGAACGAGAATGA
- a CDS encoding PTS mannitol transporter subunit IICBA: MTNEQQGSGFKVKVQRFGSFLSGMIMPNIGAFIAWGIITALFIPTGWIPNESFGELVGPMINYLLPILIGFTGGRLVYDIRGGVVGAIVTMGVIVGAEIPMFLGAMIVGPLGGWAIKSFDKLVEGKIKSGFEMLVNNFSSGIIGFLLALVAFKGIGPVVEALNKALGSGVQVIVDANLLPFASILVEPAKVLFLNNAINHGVLSPLGLEQAAETGKSILFLLEANPGPGFGILLAYMIFGKGMAKQTASGAGIIHFLGGIHEIYFPYILMRPLLLVAAIAGGATGVFTLQLLGGGLVATASPGSIFAILAMTPKGSFAAVIAGVFFATLVSFVVASIILKTGKQTDEDELAKATEKTSVLKGKESHAAGLLNQSVGGAVQEASLANVKGIIFACDAGMGSSAMGAGILRNKVKKAGIDVAVTNMAIANLPADAEVIITHKDLTDRAKEKAPNAYHVSVENFLNSPKYDELLEKLG; encoded by the coding sequence ATGACAAACGAACAACAAGGTTCAGGTTTCAAAGTTAAGGTTCAGCGTTTCGGAAGTTTCTTAAGCGGCATGATCATGCCGAATATCGGTGCATTTATTGCTTGGGGTATCATTACGGCATTATTTATTCCAACAGGTTGGATTCCTAACGAAAGCTTTGGAGAACTCGTAGGACCGATGATCAATTATTTACTACCAATTTTAATTGGGTTTACAGGTGGACGTCTCGTCTATGATATCCGTGGGGGTGTCGTTGGTGCAATTGTCACAATGGGGGTTATTGTTGGGGCAGAGATTCCAATGTTCCTCGGTGCAATGATTGTAGGACCTTTAGGTGGATGGGCGATCAAGTCGTTTGATAAACTAGTTGAAGGAAAAATTAAGTCAGGCTTTGAAATGCTTGTCAATAACTTTTCATCAGGAATTATTGGTTTCCTTTTAGCACTGGTTGCTTTTAAAGGAATCGGACCGGTAGTAGAGGCGTTAAATAAAGCGCTTGGATCAGGTGTGCAAGTAATTGTCGATGCTAATCTATTACCATTTGCAAGTATATTGGTTGAACCAGCAAAAGTACTATTTTTAAATAATGCTATTAACCATGGTGTGTTAAGTCCACTTGGTCTTGAGCAAGCTGCAGAAACTGGTAAATCGATTCTCTTCCTATTAGAGGCAAACCCAGGACCTGGTTTTGGGATATTGCTTGCCTATATGATTTTTGGTAAAGGAATGGCGAAGCAAACGGCATCAGGAGCAGGAATCATTCATTTCCTTGGGGGGATTCACGAAATTTACTTCCCGTACATTTTAATGAGACCATTGCTATTAGTTGCTGCAATTGCAGGTGGCGCAACTGGCGTCTTTACACTTCAGTTATTGGGTGGAGGCTTGGTTGCCACTGCATCGCCAGGTAGTATATTCGCAATCCTCGCTATGACGCCAAAAGGTAGCTTTGCAGCTGTTATCGCAGGCGTGTTCTTTGCAACACTCGTATCATTTGTTGTCGCTTCTATTATCCTGAAAACAGGTAAACAAACTGATGAGGATGAGTTGGCAAAAGCAACAGAAAAAACATCTGTACTAAAAGGCAAAGAAAGCCACGCAGCTGGCCTGCTAAACCAATCAGTTGGAGGAGCAGTTCAGGAAGCATCACTTGCGAATGTCAAAGGCATTATTTTTGCCTGCGACGCAGGAATGGGTTCTAGTGCGATGGGTGCAGGGATTTTACGCAATAAAGTCAAGAAAGCTGGTATTGATGTGGCCGTTACAAATATGGCGATTGCTAATTTACCGGCAGATGCGGAAGTTATCATTACGCATAAAGATTTAACTGATCGGGCGAAAGAAAAAGCACCAAACGCCTACCATGTATCAGTAGAAAACTTTTTAAATAGCCCGAAATACGATGAGTTACTTGAGAAGTTAGGATAA
- a CDS encoding VanZ family protein has product MRKIILLLVLLTILFMSSEQTYEQQSLVVELEKWLPGKPLESLLMKLDIPYWGISVSIEERGYYAFVEFLIRKSTHFFSFGLLALLIHAVLPKWKFRKVMAAFLTLLIAITDEIHQSLTAGRTASTQDVMLDMAGAVTFLILLHYSRILKHLACRSIKK; this is encoded by the coding sequence ATGCGAAAAATAATACTCCTATTAGTCCTTCTTACTATTTTGTTTATGTCATCCGAACAGACCTATGAGCAACAGTCTCTTGTGGTAGAACTTGAGAAATGGTTACCTGGAAAACCGTTGGAATCTTTACTTATGAAATTAGATATTCCTTACTGGGGCATAAGTGTTTCTATTGAAGAACGTGGGTATTATGCTTTTGTTGAATTTTTAATTCGAAAAAGTACTCATTTCTTCTCTTTCGGCTTACTGGCCCTCTTGATTCATGCCGTACTACCTAAGTGGAAATTTCGAAAAGTAATGGCTGCCTTTCTCACACTTCTTATTGCCATCACTGATGAAATCCACCAATCCTTAACAGCTGGTCGAACTGCCTCCACCCAAGATGTCATGCTCGATATGGCGGGCGCAGTAACGTTCCTTATCCTATTACACTATTCTAGGATTCTTAAACATCTCGCCTGTCGATCAATTAAAAAATAA
- a CDS encoding NAD-dependent succinate-semialdehyde dehydrogenase, with product MKTYHMIINGEEVGHELPVIEVSNPATEQVFATVPRGSSQEATLAVDAAYMAFEEWSSLSAYERSELIRNWYDLIKQKTEDLATTMTQEQGKPLSEARGEINYANGFMGWYAEEGKRIYGEIIPATQRNKRLFVHKQPVGVAAVITPWNFPAAMITRKVGPALAAGCTVVIKPAGQTPLTAIKLVQLAKQAGIPDGVVNIVTGDSKKIGEAWLQDKRVRKLTFTGSTEVGKTLMQGAAETMKKVSLELGGHAPAIVMEDCDMDKAVAGVLAAKFRNAGQTCVCINRVYVHESIAKQFTDKLVEAAKLLKVGNGLDEGVDIGPLINASAVEKVQQHVDDGRSKGAAVKLGGAQKSGLFFEPTIMTNITDDMICMQEETFGPVLPISTFSTEEEAIQRANDSIYGLAAYVFTENITRGIRITEKLEYGIIGLNDGLPSTPQAPFGGFKQSGLGREGGHQGIEEYVEVKYVSLGL from the coding sequence TTGAAAACCTATCACATGATCATTAATGGTGAAGAAGTTGGCCATGAGCTGCCCGTTATAGAAGTAAGTAACCCAGCAACAGAGCAAGTATTTGCGACTGTTCCAAGAGGGAGTAGTCAAGAGGCGACTTTGGCTGTCGATGCTGCCTACATGGCATTTGAGGAATGGTCTAGTTTATCGGCCTATGAGCGCAGTGAATTGATTCGCAACTGGTATGATTTGATTAAGCAGAAGACTGAGGATTTGGCGACGACGATGACGCAAGAGCAGGGGAAGCCGCTTTCTGAAGCACGCGGGGAAATCAATTATGCTAATGGGTTTATGGGTTGGTATGCAGAAGAAGGCAAGCGGATTTATGGTGAAATAATACCCGCTACACAGCGGAATAAGCGTCTTTTTGTTCATAAGCAGCCTGTAGGAGTAGCCGCGGTCATTACACCGTGGAATTTTCCGGCGGCAATGATTACGCGGAAAGTGGGGCCAGCGTTAGCGGCGGGGTGCACGGTTGTCATAAAGCCAGCGGGGCAAACACCACTGACGGCTATCAAATTAGTCCAATTGGCTAAGCAGGCGGGTATACCAGATGGAGTCGTTAATATTGTGACGGGGGATTCTAAAAAAATTGGGGAAGCGTGGCTGCAAGATAAACGAGTCCGCAAGCTAACATTTACGGGATCGACGGAAGTCGGTAAGACCTTAATGCAAGGTGCGGCGGAAACGATGAAAAAAGTATCTCTTGAACTAGGTGGACATGCGCCGGCAATTGTGATGGAAGATTGCGATATGGACAAGGCGGTAGCGGGCGTGTTGGCAGCGAAATTCCGCAATGCAGGTCAAACTTGTGTCTGTATTAACCGCGTTTATGTGCACGAATCGATTGCTAAGCAATTTACAGACAAACTTGTGGAAGCAGCAAAGCTGTTGAAGGTCGGTAATGGATTGGATGAAGGCGTGGATATTGGTCCACTTATCAACGCTTCTGCGGTTGAAAAAGTACAGCAGCATGTCGATGATGGACGAAGTAAGGGGGCAGCCGTTAAACTTGGCGGCGCACAAAAAAGCGGTTTATTCTTTGAACCGACGATTATGACGAACATAACGGATGACATGATTTGTATGCAAGAAGAGACATTCGGACCTGTTTTACCAATCAGTACATTTTCGACGGAAGAGGAAGCCATTCAACGAGCGAATGATTCGATTTATGGACTGGCAGCTTATGTATTCACAGAGAACATTACGCGGGGCATTCGAATAACCGAGAAGCTAGAATACGGGATCATCGGCTTGAATGATGGACTCCCATCTACACCACAAGCACCATTCGGAGGTTTTAAACAAAGTGGCCTAGGCCGTGAAGGCGGCCACCAAGGCATTGAGGAGTATGTAGAAGTAAAGTATGTTTCACTTGGTCTATAG
- a CDS encoding mannitol-1-phosphate 5-dehydrogenase has protein sequence MQAVHFGAGNIGRGFIGSLLYQSGFETCFVDVNSELVDLINDKKEYRVQLANESQEELVVKNVRAINSATDPQLVIEAIVQADFVSAAVGPNVLPHIAVLLAKGLKERLEQSDKPLTIIACENMIGGSALLMEKVYEQLIDEEKARFDERFSFPNAAVDRIVPNQVNEDKLLVKVEPFYEWVVDESQIKGENPPIKGILFVEDLQPYIERKLYTVNTGHSIVAYLGYRAGNNTIHESLANEDIESMTKKALQETGKLLVAKYGFNEKVHDDYIQKIIGRFANPFIIDDPTRVGRSPIRKLQANDRLVGPAQQYVDMFKEIPKYLVVGIAAALRYDYMEDPDAKVIQEAIQQQSLQQAIETFTGLKPGTMLFEAIVEQYGLLM, from the coding sequence ATGCAGGCAGTTCACTTTGGTGCAGGAAATATTGGAAGAGGCTTTATCGGTAGCTTATTGTACCAATCAGGATTTGAAACTTGTTTTGTGGATGTAAATAGTGAGCTTGTTGATTTGATTAATGACAAAAAAGAGTATCGTGTTCAACTTGCGAATGAGTCGCAGGAAGAATTAGTTGTTAAAAATGTGCGTGCTATTAATAGTGCAACGGATCCGCAGTTAGTTATTGAAGCAATTGTCCAAGCGGACTTTGTATCGGCGGCTGTTGGACCGAATGTGTTGCCTCATATTGCTGTATTGTTGGCAAAGGGGTTGAAAGAACGCCTTGAACAATCAGACAAGCCGTTAACGATTATTGCTTGTGAAAATATGATTGGCGGTAGTGCCTTGCTTATGGAGAAAGTCTATGAGCAATTGATAGATGAGGAAAAAGCCCGATTTGATGAACGTTTTAGTTTCCCAAATGCTGCAGTGGATCGTATTGTTCCAAATCAGGTAAATGAGGATAAGCTTTTGGTCAAGGTCGAACCATTTTACGAATGGGTTGTAGATGAATCTCAGATTAAGGGAGAAAATCCTCCTATTAAAGGGATACTATTTGTTGAGGATTTACAGCCATATATCGAAAGAAAGTTGTACACGGTGAATACGGGTCATTCGATTGTTGCTTACTTAGGTTATAGGGCGGGGAATAATACAATTCATGAGTCGCTTGCTAATGAAGACATCGAAAGCATGACCAAAAAAGCCTTACAAGAAACGGGGAAATTGCTCGTTGCAAAATATGGATTTAATGAGAAAGTACATGATGACTATATTCAAAAAATTATCGGTCGTTTTGCCAATCCATTCATAATTGATGATCCAACACGGGTAGGTCGTTCACCAATTCGTAAACTTCAAGCGAATGATCGACTTGTTGGTCCAGCACAGCAATATGTTGATATGTTCAAGGAGATACCGAAGTATTTAGTCGTCGGCATTGCGGCAGCACTGCGTTACGATTATATGGAGGATCCCGACGCGAAAGTTATACAAGAGGCGATTCAACAACAAAGTCTCCAACAGGCAATTGAAACATTTACCGGATTGAAGCCGGGAACAATGTTGTTCGAGGCGATTGTTGAACAGTATGGATTATTGATGTGA
- a CDS encoding DUF3006 domain-containing protein, whose amino-acid sequence MYSGYLDRFTDTNDALILVDALQQQFHVPADLLPTDSTVGTWLLVDIEEDNIVSIQIDVDKTQAITNEVEERMQRLKSRKSSRFKRS is encoded by the coding sequence ATGTATTCAGGCTATCTCGATCGATTTACAGATACGAATGACGCACTTATTCTTGTTGATGCACTGCAACAGCAATTTCATGTTCCAGCTGACTTGTTGCCCACTGATAGTACTGTGGGAACTTGGTTGCTTGTCGACATTGAAGAGGACAACATTGTTTCCATACAAATAGATGTGGACAAAACACAGGCGATTACGAATGAAGTTGAAGAACGGATGCAACGATTAAAATCCAGAAAGTCTAGTAGATTTAAACGTAGTTGA
- a CDS encoding PTS sugar transporter subunit IIA, whose amino-acid sequence MTLSILSADNIVLNKELTTKEEAIRFTGQILVERGYVEPSYVEKMLEREAMTSTYMGNFVAIPHGTDDAKEQVKTSGIAIIQVPEGVDFGDGNIAKLIFGIAGKGDEHLDILSNIAIVVSDEENVEAIVKATSKEDILSFFEGVN is encoded by the coding sequence ATGACTTTATCTATTTTATCAGCTGACAATATTGTGTTAAATAAAGAGCTTACAACAAAGGAGGAGGCAATTCGTTTCACAGGACAAATCCTTGTTGAAAGGGGCTATGTTGAACCAAGTTATGTAGAAAAAATGTTGGAACGCGAAGCGATGACATCGACGTATATGGGTAATTTTGTAGCAATCCCTCACGGAACAGATGATGCGAAGGAGCAAGTGAAGACATCGGGAATTGCCATTATTCAGGTACCAGAGGGTGTTGACTTTGGAGATGGTAATATCGCGAAATTGATCTTTGGTATTGCCGGTAAAGGCGATGAGCATTTGGACATTCTTTCGAACATTGCAATCGTTGTTTCTGATGAGGAGAATGTAGAAGCCATTGTCAAAGCAACTTCAAAAGAAGATATTCTGTCGTTCTTTGAAGGAGTGAACTAA
- a CDS encoding MBL fold metallo-hydrolase, with product MRKNIVAYLTLVIGLLIFSGCSHDSIEPTTKIDDKEIDNSDIQKVDQQATSQSTLKVHYIDVGQADATLLQLVDQNETMNLLIDTGDWNATDVVTYLYSKNIKDIDIVTVTHPHADHIGQLEKIIEGFSVTEVWMNGETATSQVFANSLEAIEKRSIDYYEPEVGDVFDIGPLEITILHPDSLTGNTNNNSLAMRLQYGEISFLFTGDAEQLAENAILASGANIQANILHLGHHGSNTSSTSDFLQAVNPEIAIYSAGVDNSYGHPDVEVVDRISERDVPLYGTDTHGTIIVETDGKTYTVMTQKQGTLSQQSVGKSCLDINTANAEELQEITHIGPAFAKALIELRPYRTVDELTNIKGVGPGRLHDIKSQGLACVGG from the coding sequence ATGCGTAAAAACATAGTCGCCTATCTTACCCTCGTTATTGGTTTGCTTATTTTTTCTGGTTGTTCACATGACAGCATCGAACCTACAACTAAGATAGACGACAAAGAGATAGATAATAGCGACATTCAAAAAGTGGATCAACAAGCTACTAGCCAGTCAACATTGAAAGTCCATTACATAGATGTTGGACAGGCTGATGCAACCTTACTGCAGCTCGTTGATCAAAATGAAACCATGAATCTACTCATTGATACAGGTGACTGGAACGCAACTGATGTAGTCACTTACCTTTATTCGAAAAATATCAAAGACATTGATATCGTTACGGTGACGCATCCTCATGCCGATCATATTGGGCAGTTGGAGAAAATCATTGAGGGTTTTTCTGTGACAGAAGTGTGGATGAATGGAGAAACTGCGACTTCTCAGGTGTTTGCGAACTCACTAGAAGCCATCGAAAAGCGTAGCATTGACTATTATGAACCCGAAGTTGGAGATGTTTTTGACATCGGACCACTCGAAATAACTATTCTTCATCCGGATTCTTTAACAGGCAATACTAATAATAATTCACTCGCTATGCGACTACAATATGGAGAAATTTCGTTCCTGTTCACTGGGGATGCTGAACAGCTGGCTGAAAACGCAATCCTCGCTAGCGGCGCAAACATCCAAGCGAACATTTTACATCTTGGACATCATGGCTCTAATACATCTAGCACATCTGATTTCTTACAAGCTGTTAATCCAGAAATTGCGATTTACTCTGCTGGCGTAGATAACTCCTATGGGCACCCTGATGTTGAAGTTGTTGATCGAATCAGTGAACGTGATGTACCGCTTTATGGCACAGATACACATGGCACGATTATTGTGGAAACAGACGGTAAAACTTATACAGTTATGACACAAAAACAAGGAACACTATCTCAGCAATCAGTTGGTAAATCCTGTCTGGATATCAACACTGCTAATGCAGAAGAACTTCAAGAAATTACACATATCGGACCCGCCTTCGCAAAGGCATTAATCGAACTGAGACCTTATCGTACTGTCGATGAACTCACCAACATTAAAGGTGTGGGTCCCGGACGCTTGCATGATATTAAATCGCAGGGACTTGCCTGCGTAGGAGGCTAA